The following are from one region of the Amyelois transitella isolate CPQ chromosome 21, ilAmyTran1.1, whole genome shotgun sequence genome:
- the LOC106136636 gene encoding uncharacterized protein LOC106136636 isoform X1 — translation MSNRVTVKNSVLLCWPNSRTLAHTMARRESQVEVSGYIDAQYSSGDSNRNSKYQEENNNEVDELSKCVTDVSLEDMGCIVDAVKRPPNICVENCVYESSDDENAKDDSKNEDKEDAYSDEEFEEDKSDEEESVKTETHQTVSESPSKCLSQSTKLSKSQSSVFSRAPGSISGRTDYGSVSVPSTRRVNMSFTNERLREIERHNHILLTKILSARNQRKSSIPPRDTPQRKPTPPAALMRKKQQKQIDHDNMILLKKIQRAKSSSCSFRR, via the exons ATGTCGAACAGGGTTACCGTTAAAAATTCAGTACTGTTATGCTGG ccGAATTCTCGCACGCTTGCCCACACAATGGCACGCAGGGAGTCACAAGTAGAAGTGAGCGGTTACATTGACGCACAGTACTCCTCGGGCGATTCTAACAGAAATTCCAAATATCAGGAGGAAAACAACAACGAGGTCGATGAACTGTCCAAATGCGTGACTGACGTATCACTCGAAGACATGGGATGCATCGTGGACGCAGTGAAAAGACCGCCAAATATCTGCGTCGAAAATTGTGTGTATGAATCATCGGATGATGAAAACGCGAAAGACGATTCAAAGAATGAAGACAAGGAAGACGCGTATTCTGATGAGGAATTCGAGGAAGACAAGTCAGATGAAGAAGAGTCAGTGAAAACAGAGACACATCAAACAGTCAGTGAGAGTCCTAGCAAATGTTTAAGTCAGTCGACAAAGTTATCGAAAAGTCAGTCTTCCGTGTTCAGTAGGGCGCCGGGGTCGATATCTGGCAGAACAGATTATGG ATCCGTATCAGTCCCGTCAACCCGCCGAGTCAACATGTCTTTCACCAACGAGAGGCTGCGGGAGATCGAGCGTCACAACCACATCCTCCTCACAAAGATCCTCAGCGCGAGGAATCAGAGGAAATCTTCCATTCCCCCGAGGGATACGCCGCAGAGGAAGCCCACGCCGCCCGCGGCGCTCATGAGAAAAAAGCAGCAGAAACAAATTGATCACGATAACATG ATCCTGCTAAAAAAAATCCAGCGCGCCAAATCGTCTTCGTGCAGCTTCCGCCGTTGA
- the LOC106136636 gene encoding uncharacterized protein LOC106136636 isoform X2, whose translation MARRESQVEVSGYIDAQYSSGDSNRNSKYQEENNNEVDELSKCVTDVSLEDMGCIVDAVKRPPNICVENCVYESSDDENAKDDSKNEDKEDAYSDEEFEEDKSDEEESVKTETHQTVSESPSKCLSQSTKLSKSQSSVFSRAPGSISGRTDYGSVSVPSTRRVNMSFTNERLREIERHNHILLTKILSARNQRKSSIPPRDTPQRKPTPPAALMRKKQQKQIDHDNMILLKKIQRAKSSSCSFRR comes from the exons ATGGCACGCAGGGAGTCACAAGTAGAAGTGAGCGGTTACATTGACGCACAGTACTCCTCGGGCGATTCTAACAGAAATTCCAAATATCAGGAGGAAAACAACAACGAGGTCGATGAACTGTCCAAATGCGTGACTGACGTATCACTCGAAGACATGGGATGCATCGTGGACGCAGTGAAAAGACCGCCAAATATCTGCGTCGAAAATTGTGTGTATGAATCATCGGATGATGAAAACGCGAAAGACGATTCAAAGAATGAAGACAAGGAAGACGCGTATTCTGATGAGGAATTCGAGGAAGACAAGTCAGATGAAGAAGAGTCAGTGAAAACAGAGACACATCAAACAGTCAGTGAGAGTCCTAGCAAATGTTTAAGTCAGTCGACAAAGTTATCGAAAAGTCAGTCTTCCGTGTTCAGTAGGGCGCCGGGGTCGATATCTGGCAGAACAGATTATGG ATCCGTATCAGTCCCGTCAACCCGCCGAGTCAACATGTCTTTCACCAACGAGAGGCTGCGGGAGATCGAGCGTCACAACCACATCCTCCTCACAAAGATCCTCAGCGCGAGGAATCAGAGGAAATCTTCCATTCCCCCGAGGGATACGCCGCAGAGGAAGCCCACGCCGCCCGCGGCGCTCATGAGAAAAAAGCAGCAGAAACAAATTGATCACGATAACATG ATCCTGCTAAAAAAAATCCAGCGCGCCAAATCGTCTTCGTGCAGCTTCCGCCGTTGA